ACTGTTTTGGGTGCTCTCCAGACTGCTGGCCCTGGCAGCTTAGCTTGACCTGAGTTAGTGAAATTGAGGTTCTGGACCCTGTGAGCCTGAGGTGGGTCAGCGTTCTCCTCAGTCTCAGACAGATGTCATACATCACTTCTTTTTCTGATGAAGTGACGAATATGATTTCAAACTCGTAGCCATTTTCAGACAAGTTGCAAGATCTCATCACTTTTGGATGAGCATTTCATTTTGttcaggcagggtctcatgtaacttAAGCTGACTTTTAACTCCTTATgaagctgaggatggccttgaacttcttatccacCTCCCAGtattgaaattacaggtgtgaatTAATAGGACTTAAGGTTGTGCAATTCTGGTGATAGAAGCCAGGGGTTTCTTGTACATGTCAGGCAAGCACTGGACCAACTGAGCTAGACCCCCATTCCAGGCAAGCATTTTAATGATGTCCTGCATTCAGACCCTgccttctctttattctgtgcCTCATCTGCATGATGGGGAGAGTTGTTCCTCCTATTCAAGGCTACTCTCCGAATGAAACAAGTTAAAATTTGTAAAGCTATTATAACTGctacttaaatattaaaaatgatttcCACATCTTTattggattcccagcacacagaTCTTAGGAAATGAGTGGAGTCCCTACTTGAAGACATTTCTTGctgactttttattaaaaatgattgaATTACGTTATTTATGTGTGTTGGGATGACGTCACGCCGGAGGAAGGCTTATGGGGATTTTCCCTCTCCATCATGTAGCTGTCACAATCCTCACTAGACTCGAATTCAGGCGACGAGGCATAGCTCAAAGCACCTTTTACCTACTCAGCAATCTTTCCAGACTTTGGCCTTTCTTACCAACATCTTAATGCTATATAAGTAACTAACACTGTGAGTCTCAAAAGATAACCATGGAATGAACGAACTTTTTATATGAGGCTGGTCTAATACTGCATGACATTAACTATCTTCCAGTTCGAGTGTATGATACACATGAAATATAATTGCTGTCTATAGTGGGAAACAATGCCCAATACTACCCCATCACTCAATGGGAATTTCAAGGTGTTTGCCCATTCAAAAAGAAGTTACAACGGTTACTGTGATAATCCAGGATCATCTCTGACAGATTGGTTTGAAGCAAAGACCTGATTAGAAAAATGAAGACGTGTTTATTTTGTGCAAACGGCTGCCAGTGCCCAAGAGCCAACAGGCTGTGAGTAGTGTGCCAGGATAAGGCTACTCTCAGGATCCAAGAGTTGGGAGTGTCTCAAAGACAAGTGACCTTGAAGGTTCAAAAGCCAAGAGTCTGTGAGTGTTCCTGGACTAAGAGTCAAGACTGTCTGCAAATGTCCCAGGGCCAAGAGTGTGTGTATCACGAGGCCAAACGACCTTCAGTGTCCATGACCTCACGGAATCTGGGCTCAGAGGAGCAGCAGCGAGCCCAGTAGCAGCTCGCCCTGGCCCAGCGGCCGTCCACGCTCCAGCCCGCGGCCCTTGCTCTCCGCCTTGATGCGCACTGACAGGCGGCGCAGCTGCTCCTCCGAGAGTCCGTCGAAGCAGCAGTCCTGGTCCAGGGCGGCCTTGCGGCTGCGGCGGAGAACACTGGCACGCTGCTGGCCCGATTGCTGCAGCACCAGGCTGAGGCGACAGCCCAGGGCGCGGGGTTCGAGTGCGGCGGCCAAGCCCTCTGCGCGCAGCAGGCGGAGGCGGAGACAGGCGCTGCGCGGACAGTACTCGGCGGCCAGGCGCAGCGTGCAGTCCCCGCGGCCCAGAGCCACGCTGGCCTCGGCTTGCAGGAGCTCGGGGCGTGGACTCGCAGGGACCGCGGACGAGCAAGAGGCGGCGCGCTCATGCTTGTCGCGGGAGGACGAGGAGCACGCGCCGGTCCGACCTCGAGGCATCCTCAGAGCGCGGCTCAGCAGCCCATCAGGGGCGCGCAGGAAGCAGCGTCTGCGGGGCACAGGAATAGGTGGCGGGACCGCGGCGGCATTTGGGTTGCGCGGCAAGGAGTCCGGGACTCGGCGCGGACTTCCGTAGGTTTGTGAGCGGTGGCGAAGCCCGGACACGAGGACTCTGGCACCTGGGTGGCCGAGGAAGAGCGACTCCTTTCGGCGTGTGTGCGGGCTCTCGAGCAGCGCGCAGAAGCCGTAGGCGGTGCGTGCGCGGGGCAGGTGCGGCAGCGAGAGCGCGGCCTGGGAGCGCGGGTCCCAGTCGGTGCGAGCTGCGTGGTCTTCTGTCTCCGAGTCTGCAGCCCAGGCATCGCTTAGCGCAGCCCAGGAGGTGCTAGGCTCCAGCCTTGGTGGGATGCAGAACTCTGGAATGCGGTCAGGAGTGAGCACGTTCATGCACGCAGCAGACGAATGAGCTTTGGTGCGGCGGGCTCGCCCTGGGAGAAACCCGTCTCGGTTCCTTAAGAGCTGCTCCAGACACCACATCTGGCCTCTGGTCCTGGAACCTGGTGATTCTCTGTTTGAGGCTGCCTGAAATATACAAAGGCACACCTGTCAGAGGCAGCCTGCATGAAAATGGGAATTTCTGTCCCCTTTTTTGACTTAGTCCTGTCCAGACCGTTACAAGGCAAAGTGCATCCCTCACTCCCGTTGCAAACTGTTTTTAGAGACTGAGAAGCAATCGTTTTATCACCCGCCCTGTCTCCAGTTGGCTGTCATGTAATTTGCAGCTTGCTGCAGTCTTCTCCATCCTCCCGAACTGGCCCTGTAACCTTTGTTTAGCCCCTGTCCCTGGTGCCAAAAGACACTTTGCTTTGTGCATTTGTGCATCCATTTCCTGACACCTCAGAAGTCTAATATCACTCCAGTCAacgggaacacacacacacacacacacacacacacacacacacacacacacacacacacacaccagaaaccgTGGCTCCGCTCCTTTCGGAGAGGACATCCAAGTCTCAATTGGGTTCCCATTCATATACCTGGTGTTCTGTGTCAGACGGTTTTCAAACACGAGAAATTCAAAGCGCGCGCGACAGGGTTGATCGCtggtgttccaggacagctggtcAGGGCTTTTATACTGGCTGTCGCAGTGCTGCCTGGTAACCTGACGCCTGGCcctcccaggtccctctgccaCGTGGATGGATTTGCTGATGTGATCCCACAGCCTGCTCTTCTGCTGCAGTTGGAGCCTTTCTCCTCCAAAACCCTGAACAAGTTTGTTTCCTTACAAGCAAAATAGGATTAAGCCTGGAGTAGGTTGCAGCCCTTGTGAGGACTGAGGAACAAAGTGAGCATGAGCTCACAGAAGCATGCTGCATGCACCATTccaaagaagccagaagtcaGGTTTGTCTTACCCAATGACCTTTCTCATATCCAACCTTCTTGCTGCCTAGCATTGGAAGTTCCCCCCTTTATGCTTTCAGTTCTGATTTTAGAGGTCCTTTCTCTGTTGATTTTTAATCACTCTGGGCCTGGGGGGTGGTCATGGGATTCCGGAAATGTTCCATATTTGTCTTGGGTGGGGTTACAGGGGTGTATTCCTATGTAAAGAAATCATCAAGTGTATActtaagattatatatatatatatatatatatatatatatatatcaattaaaAAACACAATCTTGTTAGGCAGGGTGCTAATTTTAATTAGGGAAATATACTTCATACATCCAGCTGTTGGCACCATCCTTTGGAGACACACATTGACCATATCTGGCTTTTGAAGACTGTGCCCCTCTGCGACCCCCATCCTTTCTTATGAAAACTGGTGTTTATTCTTTAAGAGAGTTGCTTTCAGCTTGAGTTGAAAGAGATTCTGAGACCTTTCAGTTAGAGTTTGGATAGAGGTTATTTCTAAGGTGCTGCCTTGCAAATGAATGGGCTTTCCAAGGAGTGTTGAATGAATCAAATCAAATTCAGGCAAAAGAGAGGTTCGGTTTGGgcatgttgtgtgtgttttgcatcCAGGGCACAGACAATGTGCTAGATGACTGTCTCTAGAGTTGTCACAGGAGCCTTGAGAATTGGATTATGTATGTTTcataaacaaaaaacagcacCTCAGAAGTTAAATAACTTATTCATAGTCAtccaggaaaggaaatgaaaggaatcCCCACTAATGGGTAGTAAATGAGTTATTGGGGGATTAAGGCATATTATACAGTGTGCATATAACATAGCAAATGACACAGATGCAGTGAATATAAGTAGTGTTATTAACATTGACTGTGGGAATCATGACAGATTTTGATTACAGAATAATAATCTACCATGAGCAAGTTACTGAATGTTTCTGAGTTTGGTGTCCAATGTAAAGACCACAAGAATGATATCATAGGTTTGCCTCAGATATAATAGGTAATGCGAGCGAACAGTTCTACATAGGACCTAAGGTGCATAATGTCAGCTGTTATGTCCATTGTTATCACAGTAAATACTCCTTAGTTCATTCATGTGTGGTAAAGCAGAATTTACAGAATGCTTCTTGGGTTTTAACCACAATGGGGGATACATGAATGCAGGCTGTACCAGATCCTATCAGCTTATCTACAGCTCTtagaagaggaagggaatggTAAAGTTCAAATATTTGAATTCCACATAGCTAGGGCAGTAGCAAAAAGAAAAgtgtaaaaatattttgtttttaatatttatatgtgcacatgagggcatgcacacacactcatgcacctGCATGTAAATGCCCcaacaggccagaagagggtgacgattcccctggagctgccccgcatgggtgctgggaatcgaacttgggtCCTTTATGAGAGCATCTAGTGATTTTagccacagaaccatctctccaacttcaAGGGACTTTGGATTCTATTTTATGTTTAGTCTGATAGGGAGAATTGGAGCAGGTTCCTGTGTTTACCATGTCTGTGACTAGCTGTTCCTTTATCTTATAACCTCTATTCCTGGCTCAAATTTGTGGACCTGGGTTAGGGCATGTAGGTATGTTCAAACtcatgttttcttgtttgtttttttttttttttttcccctgtaggGAATGTGCTGCCGATTCCCATGAGACCCCAGACACTGGTTAAAATGACAAGTACTATGAGAACTCAGACTGAGGAGTTGTGAATCAAGGTCACTAAGCTGTTGAACCCAGCTTGTAAAATGGAAGCTGCCATATCTATTGGATAGACTGCTGTCAAGGTAGAGATATTCTTGTGAGTTCTCTGGGCAGACAGCACGTGCTGGCTAACAGTTGGCTATTGTCACTGTTATTATGCAAGTTTGCTCAGCCAGGCATTAGCTGATTCACACTAAAATTCTTGAAAAACATCCCTCGACTCAGCCAAGCAGAGcaggcttgttttatttttattaatagttCACCTTCTTTAGTAACACCTTGAAAGCATTTCCTGTATAATGTTTCTTGAAAACAACAGAGACCTGCTGTCACAGGCCAATCCTCTGGGGCCACAGTAAGTCTCATGTTTTACTTAACACGGAAGCATGAGCcatccagtacttgggaggttggTGTAATCTGGTCCAGCCAGGTGCCCAGAACATACAAATCTATGCAGAAGAAGGCCATGTTCATTTTGAGCAAATATTTGTAGTCATGGGGACATCTAGGTTTGGAGCTGCAAAGAGAACATAAATCGATTGTACACCATTGTGGTGGGAGGTACACTCGGAGTAAATGGAAACTGaatctatttaaaaatagatttattaaaGATGGACTGGAAGAGGATGGATAATGGGTTAAAATTAGACAGGAGACATGTTCTAGTGGTCTGTGGCATAGTAGAGTGAAGACAGTTAACAATATTGCATTGTGTACAACTGAAAATATCTAGAAAAGACTTTATCCACACAGGCTTAAAGTGATGGCTGTGTTCATTATCCTCATCAGAACATTCCTTGATATATACACAAACCCCAAATCACATCGTGTCATACCTAGTAAAATGAACAGTTTTTctgtatcaataaaatgaaagtaacacAAAAAAAGTCTTACAAAAATAGTGCAAGAGATTATCAGCTGATGCTCTGAGTGACACATCTCGTTCAATTCAGCAATGCAGGAAGTAAAGGACCCATGCATGGGCTTTAGCTTTACAGTCATTAACTTGTGGAACATCGGGCAAGCTCCTCAATTCTCTTGGGTCTCCagcattttctgttgttttaggTGGTTAGACTACCCAGATATTCTGTTGTCTTTGTTGTGCCATCTCCTGCCTTTCACCCACTTAGGCCTCCTGTCAATCTgtgggtgaatgtgtgtgtgtgtgtgtgtgtgtgtgtgtgtgtgtgtgtgtgtgtgtgtgcacgcacgcaaGTATGCACGTGCTCTTCTCATCAatctgtgggtgtgtgcaggAATGCACATGTTTTGGTgcccatgtggaagtcagagacaaCCTAAGATGTTCTTACCCTCATTAGTTCTGGtttaaaaaacatataataaCTACAGTCACCACCGTGTTCCGTTTTCTTTAGCTAGCCCGTGCTTCCAATTTATCTTCCCTATACTTTGGGCATGTACTTTGGGTGCTgacagtgttttaatttttaaaattattattattttatgtgtaagtgtctgcctgcatgtatttctgtgcatcaATATATGTAGTGCCCACAGAGACTGGAAGAGGTCATTAGAGCCCTAggaactggagatacaggtggttgtgagcagcaatgtaggtgctagaaattgaatctgggtcctctggaagagcaaccagttctcttaaccactgagccatctgtaaCGCCCCTGGTGGTGTTTCTTGATTAgttatgcttattttaaaatgggatggtgacaccaattaacaatctaagcaacagaggagagggtaccttaaatgccctcccctgataatgagattgatgactgacttatatgccacccaatagccctcatccagcagctggtggaagtagaagccgacagcCACAACTTCactactgaactgaactggaatccagatgtagagaaggacgagtgaagagcaaaggggtccagaccaggctgatgaaacccacagaaacagctgacttgaacatctgggaactcttgctccccagattgatagctgggataccagcatgggactgatccagaccccaggaacatggatttcattgaggaaaccttggaaatctacaggacctcctgtagtagttcagtacttatccctagcataggggtggactttgggagcccattccacatagaggaattctccctgagccaagacacacagggggtgggcctaggccctatcccaaaggctatgatagactttgatgacccccttatggaaggcctcaccatccagggggagcagaaaggatatgtgataggtagggttttagttggggtggtggtggtaggggagtacgggagggagaagggaactgggattgtcatgtaaagcaatcttgtttctaattcaagtaaaaaaatctgaaaaaaaagaaacacatctcaacttcaaagacgggccaaaaaaaaaaaaaaaaaaaaaagggatggtgaagggtagggtggggtggaAATGATGTAGATTTATACTCATATATGGGCttaagtttttttctctttacgtatttatttattgagattataatatatttacaacatttctcccttcccttcctccctccaaactctcctaTGTACCTCTTTATtctccctcaaattcatggcctctttttcatcaattgttattgcatgcatatatgtgtatctacatatgtatattatgcatatgtatatatcttcTTAAATATAATCTGCTTGGTCCTTATGATGTTActggtatgtatgttttcagggctgactgatTGGCACTGGACAACGAATGGTGTTCTCTTCCCCAGGAAAGGCTGCCTCTTATGTTCTCAGCATTTTTCAGTTGTCTGTGGTTTTTTGTGTAGTGTTGAGGCCTTGTGGGATTTTTCACTGTCCAGTTTGGTAtcagaaattctttaaaaatataaaatggaatgttcatttttgatttttaaaggaatatgGAGGATTTGGGCTATTATTGGAGGCACACAGACAGCCATCACACCTCCAAACAAGCTCAAAGTGGAAAATGGTGAATTTTCAAAGCTCTTCTTAGTACAGAATAACATTATTTGCACTAAAAAGTTTGGATTTTCTACTTTAACTT
This genomic stretch from Cricetulus griseus strain 17A/GY chromosome 4, alternate assembly CriGri-PICRH-1.0, whole genome shotgun sequence harbors:
- the C2cd4a gene encoding C2 calcium-dependent domain-containing protein 4A isoform X2; translation: MWCLEQLLRNRDGFLPGRARRTKAHSSAACMNVLTPDRIPEFCIPPRLEPSTSWAALSDAWAADSETEDHAARTDWDPRSQAALSLPHLPRARTAYGFCALLESPHTRRKESLFLGHPGARVLVSGLRHRSQTYGSPRRVPDSLPRNPNAAAVPPPIPVPRRRCFLRAPDGLLSRALRMPRGRTGACSSSSRDKHERAASCSSAVPASPRPELLQAEASVALGRGDCTLRLAAEYCPRSACLRLRLLRAEGLAAALEPRALGCRLSLVLQQSGQQRASVLRRSRKAALDQDCCFDGLSEEQLRRLSVRIKAESKGRGLERGRPLGQGELLLGSLLLL